A stretch of Terriglobales bacterium DNA encodes these proteins:
- a CDS encoding TraR/DksA family transcriptional regulator produces the protein MDKKKLEQFKKRLEERQAELRKTVSTRQQDGRNQGEDIAQDIADKAASSYNKEFLFTQSTNERQMLGMVDSALSRIREGTYGECISCGNEINSKRLEAVPWTRYCIECQDKLEKGQLEQVTP, from the coding sequence ATGGACAAGAAGAAACTAGAACAGTTCAAGAAACGACTCGAGGAACGACAGGCCGAGCTGCGTAAAACCGTCTCTACCCGCCAGCAGGACGGACGGAATCAGGGCGAAGATATCGCGCAGGACATCGCCGACAAGGCTGCCAGCTCGTACAACAAGGAGTTCCTCTTCACGCAGAGCACAAACGAGCGGCAGATGCTGGGGATGGTGGATAGCGCGCTGTCTCGTATCCGCGAGGGTACTTACGGGGAATGCATTTCCTGCGGCAACGAGATCAATTCCAAGCGTCTTGAAGCGGTGCCCTGGACCCGTTACTGCATCGAGTGCCAGGACAAACTGGAAAAGGGCCAACTGGAACAAGTTACTCCGTAG
- a CDS encoding HXXEE domain-containing protein produces MAERTGSIRGVDEVNRTGRFLWAWVAFAFALAIHVTDEAAHNFLSWYNPNVLAIRARFPFLPIPTFTFRQWILGLAAAVVLLLCLSPFASREARWLKLVAIPLGVIVGILNGLQHLIVSVYLGRMAPGALSGPILILAGGWLVLEARRKPEW; encoded by the coding sequence ATGGCAGAAAGAACGGGATCAATACGCGGTGTTGATGAAGTAAATCGAACAGGACGTTTCCTGTGGGCATGGGTGGCGTTTGCTTTTGCCCTGGCCATCCACGTAACTGACGAAGCCGCGCACAACTTCCTCTCGTGGTACAACCCTAACGTCCTCGCCATTCGCGCGAGATTTCCCTTCCTGCCGATTCCTACCTTCACATTTCGTCAATGGATTCTCGGGCTCGCGGCAGCAGTGGTTCTGCTGCTCTGCTTGTCCCCGTTCGCGTCACGAGAGGCGAGATGGCTGAAACTGGTAGCGATCCCACTTGGTGTGATTGTGGGGATATTGAATGGGCTTCAACACTTGATCGTGAGCGTTTACCTGGGGCGAATGGCCCCGGGGGCTTTGAGCGGGCCCATATTGATTCTGGCCGGGGGCTGGCTCGTGCTGGAGGCGAGGCGGAAGCCAGAATGGTAG
- a CDS encoding sigma-54 dependent transcriptional regulator — MPVPRVRVLVVDDDPSMSRFLSSYLSRQNYEVSTAASGEEAIRMFRVYDPTLVLLDMAMGGMDGIDTLERLKQIKPEVAVIVVSGQNSPDLIFRASKAGAEDYISKPFDPKDLESRITKILDKQRLSTEATQLREQVRKQTDFTMLFGTSPKMEEVKQTIEQVADTTATVLIRGESGTGKEVVARMVYGHSMRRDKSFVKVNCAAIPHELLESELFGYEPGAFTGATRQKLGKFDLANQGTLFLDEISEMHPALQAKLLHVLQDGEFARLGGKRDIAVDVRVLAATNKPLERAVEEGHFREDLFYRLNVVTIHIPPLRERREEIPVFIDFFLSKYSDFYGKTPPPFSDYAVGRMMEYNWPGNIRELENLVKRYVIVGKESQIIRELSTHKPIVSSLSGTSPLWNPKNSDGEATPQQVPPPAPVVAFSGTGGDSKEMPSLLEIGRRAAMQAEREAIERVLAQTRWNRRQAAKILKISYKALLNKLKAIEEQNQAAQSKQQSA, encoded by the coding sequence ATGCCAGTCCCTCGAGTTCGCGTGCTCGTTGTCGATGACGACCCGAGCATGTCTCGTTTCCTGAGCAGTTATCTGAGTCGCCAGAACTACGAGGTAAGCACGGCCGCGAGCGGTGAAGAAGCGATCCGCATGTTCCGGGTGTATGACCCCACGCTGGTGCTGCTCGATATGGCGATGGGCGGGATGGATGGCATCGACACGCTTGAACGCCTGAAACAGATAAAGCCGGAAGTGGCGGTGATCGTTGTGTCCGGCCAGAACAGCCCGGACCTCATCTTCCGCGCGTCGAAGGCGGGCGCCGAGGATTACATCAGCAAGCCATTCGATCCGAAAGACCTCGAGAGCCGCATCACCAAAATTCTCGACAAGCAGAGGCTTTCGACCGAAGCCACCCAATTGCGCGAACAGGTGCGCAAACAGACCGACTTCACCATGCTGTTCGGAACCAGTCCGAAGATGGAGGAAGTGAAGCAGACGATTGAACAGGTGGCGGATACGACGGCCACAGTGCTCATCCGCGGTGAAAGCGGCACGGGCAAGGAAGTTGTGGCTCGTATGGTCTACGGCCATTCCATGCGGCGCGATAAATCGTTTGTGAAGGTGAATTGCGCGGCGATTCCCCACGAGTTGCTGGAAAGCGAACTGTTCGGCTACGAACCCGGCGCGTTTACCGGAGCCACGCGGCAGAAGCTCGGCAAGTTCGATCTCGCCAACCAGGGCACGCTATTCCTTGATGAGATTAGCGAGATGCATCCGGCCTTGCAGGCCAAGCTGCTGCACGTGTTGCAGGACGGCGAGTTTGCCAGGCTGGGTGGGAAGCGCGATATCGCGGTCGACGTGCGCGTGCTGGCGGCGACCAACAAGCCGTTGGAGAGAGCGGTGGAAGAGGGTCATTTTCGTGAGGACCTGTTCTACCGACTGAATGTCGTTACCATCCACATTCCGCCGCTAAGGGAAAGGCGCGAAGAGATACCGGTATTCATCGACTTCTTCCTGAGCAAATACAGCGACTTCTACGGGAAAACCCCGCCGCCATTCAGCGATTATGCGGTCGGGCGGATGATGGAATACAACTGGCCCGGCAACATTCGCGAACTGGAGAACCTGGTGAAGCGGTATGTGATTGTGGGGAAGGAGTCGCAGATCATCCGTGAACTTTCCACGCACAAGCCGATCGTTTCGTCGTTAAGCGGCACGAGTCCTCTTTGGAACCCGAAGAACTCGGATGGGGAAGCTACTCCACAGCAGGTGCCTCCGCCGGCACCCGTGGTGGCGTTTTCCGGTACGGGCGGTGACTCAAAGGAAATGCCGTCGTTGCTTGAGATCGGACGTCGCGCAGCGATGCAAGCCGAGCGGGAAGCCATTGAGCGGGTGCTGGCGCAAACCCGATGGAACCGCCGCCAGGCTGCCAAGATCCTGAAGATCAGCTACAAGGCGCTTCTGAATAAACTCAAGGCGATCGAAGAGCAGAACCAGGCAGCTCAAAGTAAGCAGCAGAGTGCCTAA
- a CDS encoding type II toxin-antitoxin system VapC family toxin encodes MTFVLDASAVLRFLDNEPGALEVERLIKDAAIGAHDLLMSAANWGEVFYIVLKAHGVVSAENIENRFQSLPINVLSVDPIVAREAAEFRFRFKVPFADSFAGALALRNNATLITADNDFRVVGNALKVSFLPNKSKGRTP; translated from the coding sequence ATGACGTTCGTACTTGATGCAAGTGCTGTTCTTCGATTTCTGGACAACGAGCCCGGGGCTCTTGAGGTAGAACGCCTGATTAAAGATGCTGCGATCGGTGCACACGACCTCTTGATGTCCGCGGCGAACTGGGGCGAAGTGTTCTACATCGTTCTGAAGGCACACGGGGTTGTCAGTGCAGAGAACATTGAGAATCGGTTTCAGAGTTTACCGATCAATGTGCTTTCAGTAGATCCCATCGTTGCAAGGGAAGCGGCCGAGTTTCGCTTCCGGTTCAAGGTTCCCTTTGCGGACTCTTTTGCGGGAGCACTGGCCCTGCGCAACAATGCCACCCTCATAACGGCGGACAATGATTTCCGTGTTGTGGGTAACGCGCTCAAAGTGAGTTTTCTGCCCAACAAGTCGAAGGGGCGTACACCGTAA
- a CDS encoding alkaline phosphatase family protein — protein MQSSRFRKLVLAVVCLFTVSLFAANRITDLRPTVILVSIDGFRPDYLNQVSTPNLHSIMQRGLRAKYMIPSFPTKTFPNHYTLVTGLYPAHHGIVANTMYDPGSDSWFRMADRSAVEDARWWGGEPIWVTAEKQGVRTAPLLWPGAQAAIEGTRPSYSQQYEKDLTSEQRVAKLFECMDLSALLRPQLFTLYLEMVDNAGHDFGPRSPQVREAVQEADNAVGLLLNGLRLRGVEDQVNIIVVSDHGMAPISTKKIVYLDDYIDPKTVQIVDGSPVLSLRPKDGNAEALYQKLKKIRHAKAYLSTAVPERWHFNDSPRITPVVVVADDEWTISTRDYLKTHPLKGGNHGFDNSTKNMRAMFFAAGPSFQKGKMKPFPNIHIYSLLAYLLNVNPAKTDGSVEVFKSHLLPSTVRQPTRKQLAPWQKERDQYAVLMK, from the coding sequence ATGCAATCTTCACGTTTTCGCAAGCTAGTACTTGCCGTCGTTTGTCTGTTCACGGTTTCTCTTTTTGCCGCGAACCGAATCACCGACCTGCGTCCGACGGTAATCCTGGTATCCATCGACGGATTTCGTCCGGACTATCTGAACCAGGTCTCCACGCCAAACCTGCACTCGATCATGCAGCGCGGCCTTCGTGCCAAGTACATGATCCCGTCGTTCCCGACCAAGACGTTTCCCAACCACTACACGCTGGTGACGGGACTGTATCCCGCACACCACGGAATCGTGGCGAACACCATGTACGATCCCGGATCGGATTCATGGTTCCGTATGGCGGACCGATCCGCAGTGGAAGACGCGCGCTGGTGGGGCGGGGAGCCGATCTGGGTTACGGCGGAAAAGCAGGGCGTGAGGACAGCACCGTTATTGTGGCCCGGTGCCCAGGCGGCGATCGAGGGCACACGGCCCTCGTACAGCCAGCAGTATGAAAAGGACCTGACATCTGAGCAGCGCGTTGCCAAGTTGTTCGAATGCATGGATCTCTCGGCATTACTGAGACCGCAGCTCTTCACTCTGTATCTCGAAATGGTGGACAACGCCGGCCACGACTTTGGACCTCGCTCTCCACAGGTCCGCGAGGCAGTGCAGGAGGCCGACAACGCCGTGGGTCTGTTGCTCAACGGCCTTCGTCTGCGAGGTGTGGAAGATCAGGTGAACATCATCGTTGTCTCCGACCACGGCATGGCGCCTATCTCGACCAAGAAGATTGTGTACCTGGACGACTACATCGATCCGAAGACCGTGCAGATCGTGGATGGCAGTCCGGTATTGTCACTTCGTCCGAAAGACGGAAACGCGGAAGCACTGTACCAGAAGCTGAAGAAGATTCGGCACGCGAAGGCTTATCTCTCGACGGCCGTACCCGAGCGCTGGCACTTCAACGACAGCCCGAGAATCACGCCCGTGGTGGTGGTTGCCGATGATGAATGGACGATCAGTACGCGCGATTACCTGAAGACGCATCCGCTCAAGGGTGGGAACCATGGCTTCGACAACAGCACAAAGAATATGCGGGCAATGTTTTTCGCGGCGGGTCCTTCCTTCCAGAAGGGTAAGATGAAGCCGTTCCCGAACATCCACATTTATTCGCTGCTGGCGTACTTGTTAAACGTGAATCCGGCGAAGACCGACGGTTCGGTCGAGGTGTTCAAATCGCACCTGTTGCCGTCTACGGTCCGGCAGCCAACCAGAAAGCAGTTGGCACCATGGCAGAAAGAACGGGATCAATACGCGGTGTTGATGAAGTAA
- a CDS encoding MBL fold metallo-hydrolase, with translation MHIKFWGVRGSTPTPQPENMRYGGNTSCVEVRINGHIYVFDCGTGFRNLGKALSKTARESEKPIHAHIFLSHFHWDHIQGIPFFSPLYESRDNYFFFHSSSRSRNLQRAIEEQMADPYFPVDMSEMAAHRNFYDIEEDRIAFDNCIIQSMWLNHPQGCLGFRLETDEGVIVYATDNEPGHPIFDKNVRKLAEGADVLIYDAQYLPDQYEAHKRGWGHSHWREAINIVMQSGAKELVLFHHDPDHSDACIDNIVRDASNYYPKVRAAAEGMEIQL, from the coding sequence ATGCACATTAAATTCTGGGGTGTACGCGGGTCTACCCCGACTCCCCAGCCAGAGAACATGCGTTATGGGGGGAACACCTCTTGCGTAGAGGTCCGCATCAACGGGCACATCTACGTCTTCGATTGCGGGACCGGCTTTCGCAACCTCGGCAAAGCACTCTCCAAGACCGCACGAGAATCCGAGAAGCCAATCCACGCCCACATCTTCCTGTCGCATTTTCACTGGGACCACATCCAGGGAATTCCATTCTTTAGTCCCCTGTATGAATCGCGCGACAACTATTTCTTCTTTCACTCTTCCAGCCGCAGTCGCAACCTGCAGCGCGCCATCGAAGAGCAGATGGCCGATCCCTACTTTCCCGTCGACATGAGCGAGATGGCAGCTCACCGTAATTTCTACGACATTGAGGAAGACCGGATCGCCTTCGACAACTGCATCATCCAGAGCATGTGGCTGAACCATCCGCAAGGGTGCCTGGGCTTCCGGCTCGAGACCGACGAAGGGGTCATCGTCTACGCCACCGACAACGAACCTGGCCATCCCATCTTCGACAAGAACGTTCGCAAGCTGGCGGAAGGCGCCGATGTCCTTATCTACGACGCTCAATACCTGCCGGATCAGTATGAAGCGCACAAGCGCGGTTGGGGGCACAGTCACTGGCGTGAAGCCATCAACATCGTGATGCAAAGTGGCGCTAAGGAACTCGTGCTCTTCCACCACGATCCCGACCACAGCGACGCCTGTATCGACAACATCGTCCGCGACGCCAGCAACTACTACCCGAAGGTGCGGGCGGCCGCCGAAGGAATGGAAATCCAGCTCTAG
- a CDS encoding MerR family transcriptional regulator, protein MKLRISEFAQLAGVSAKALRYYDEIGLLSPAAVDARSGYRYYDTRQLVRLNLIVAFKDMGLALDEIRPLLSGSACAQRSALEALRGEIRTSIQKAGQKLRLLEAALAGDYEFGAVTVQTKRRPPVRIASVRATVDAYEHVADMEKELLANVPEDCVGKLRGVLWHRCADSGVLEGEPFIELTTRLSRRSVFDQRELPPATLACAYAGNTEEEAEHAYDAIRQWMRVQNVQLAGPKRELYWGELLEIQFPVA, encoded by the coding sequence GTGAAGCTGCGGATCAGTGAATTTGCGCAGTTGGCCGGGGTGTCGGCGAAGGCGCTGCGCTATTACGACGAGATCGGGCTGCTGTCGCCGGCAGCGGTCGATGCCCGCTCGGGTTACCGTTACTACGACACAAGGCAGTTGGTCAGGTTGAACCTTATCGTTGCGTTTAAGGACATGGGCTTGGCGCTGGATGAGATTCGTCCGCTGCTTTCGGGATCGGCTTGTGCACAACGAAGTGCGCTGGAGGCGCTGCGCGGGGAAATTCGAACGTCCATCCAGAAAGCGGGACAGAAACTGCGATTGCTGGAAGCCGCTCTCGCCGGCGACTACGAATTCGGAGCCGTCACTGTGCAGACGAAGCGGCGTCCTCCGGTGAGGATTGCGTCAGTGCGAGCGACGGTCGATGCGTACGAACACGTTGCCGACATGGAGAAAGAGCTTCTTGCGAACGTTCCAGAGGACTGTGTCGGAAAGCTGCGCGGTGTTTTGTGGCATCGATGCGCGGATTCCGGCGTGCTCGAGGGGGAGCCGTTCATCGAACTGACAACGCGGCTAAGTCGTCGGAGCGTGTTCGACCAGCGGGAACTGCCTCCGGCGACTCTGGCGTGCGCCTACGCTGGAAACACGGAAGAAGAAGCCGAGCACGCCTACGATGCCATCCGGCAATGGATGCGAGTGCAGAACGTTCAACTCGCGGGACCGAAGCGGGAGTTGTATTGGGGAGAGTTGCTGGAGATTCAGTTCCCGGTCGCCTGA
- the trpE gene encoding anthranilate synthase component I — MIRPTLKEFMALARTATLVPVAKSVSADLLTPVSAFLSFAADEPYSFLLESVEGGEKIGRYTFLGANPYMRLICDESGVVLYRGRKQDKVDGEPVEVIRQLLKQHQPAKVPGLPPFTAGAVGFVSYDMVRRFERLPKTAKQDVYVPDCVLTFYDRVLAFDHVRHQIHIMAAADLRHESPRRAYERAVRDIEAIEKKLAKGFKPPKTKVVPGKLKVKRPTPQKKFEDAVRKAKDYIAAGDIFQVVLSQRAEFEPGVEPFQIYRALRRVNPSPYMYYLKLGENTVLGSSPEMLVRVKGRELEYRPIAGTRWRGKDEVEDQRIETELLADEKERAEHVMLVDLGRNDVGRVSEYGSVKVRDLMFVEKYSHVMHLVSAIEGKLREGLDAFDAFASCFPAGTLSGAPKVRAMEIIEELEPLRRGVYGGSVLYADFAGNLDSCIAIRTMFTSGKRAFVQAGAGIVADSVPQREYEECVNKARALVHAVELARSGE, encoded by the coding sequence ATGATTCGCCCTACCCTGAAAGAGTTCATGGCGCTGGCCCGGACAGCCACGCTGGTCCCGGTCGCGAAGTCGGTAAGCGCCGACCTGCTTACGCCCGTCTCGGCGTTCTTGTCGTTTGCTGCCGACGAGCCGTATTCGTTTCTGCTCGAGTCCGTCGAAGGCGGAGAGAAGATCGGGCGCTACACCTTTCTGGGCGCGAACCCATACATGCGGCTCATCTGCGACGAGAGCGGAGTGGTTCTCTATCGGGGCCGCAAGCAGGACAAGGTGGATGGCGAGCCGGTCGAGGTCATCCGCCAGTTGCTGAAGCAGCATCAACCGGCGAAGGTGCCAGGGCTGCCTCCGTTTACTGCGGGAGCGGTGGGCTTTGTGAGCTATGACATGGTGCGTCGTTTTGAGCGCCTGCCGAAGACGGCCAAGCAGGACGTCTACGTTCCCGACTGCGTGCTCACGTTCTACGACCGAGTGCTGGCGTTCGATCACGTGCGGCACCAGATTCACATTATGGCGGCCGCCGATCTCCGGCATGAGAGCCCGCGCCGCGCTTACGAGCGTGCCGTACGCGATATCGAAGCCATCGAGAAGAAGCTGGCAAAAGGCTTCAAGCCGCCAAAGACGAAAGTTGTCCCCGGCAAGTTGAAAGTAAAGCGTCCCACGCCGCAGAAGAAGTTCGAAGATGCAGTCCGAAAAGCCAAGGATTACATCGCGGCAGGCGACATCTTCCAGGTCGTGTTATCGCAGCGTGCCGAATTTGAGCCCGGAGTGGAGCCCTTTCAGATTTACCGCGCGCTGCGTCGTGTGAATCCCTCGCCCTACATGTACTACCTGAAACTTGGCGAGAACACGGTTCTGGGTTCCTCACCGGAAATGCTCGTGCGGGTGAAAGGACGCGAACTCGAATACCGTCCGATTGCGGGCACCCGTTGGCGCGGCAAAGACGAAGTCGAAGACCAGCGGATCGAAACCGAACTGCTCGCAGATGAGAAAGAGCGCGCCGAACATGTAATGCTCGTTGACCTTGGCCGCAATGATGTAGGACGGGTCAGCGAATATGGATCGGTGAAAGTGCGCGACTTGATGTTCGTGGAGAAGTACTCGCACGTGATGCATCTGGTGTCGGCCATCGAAGGCAAATTACGCGAGGGACTGGACGCGTTCGATGCCTTTGCGTCCTGCTTCCCTGCGGGAACCCTGAGCGGTGCACCGAAAGTGCGGGCGATGGAGATCATCGAGGAACTCGAACCATTGCGTCGTGGTGTGTATGGCGGGTCTGTTTTATACGCAGATTTTGCAGGGAATCTGGACTCCTGCATTGCAATCCGCACGATGTTCACGAGCGGCAAGCGTGCGTTTGTGCAAGCCGGGGCGGGGATCGTGGCTGATTCGGTGCCTCAGAGGGAGTACGAAGAGTGCGTTAATAAGGCGCGGGCACTCGTGCACGCGGTCGAGTTGGCCCGCTCCGGAGAGTGA
- a CDS encoding ATP-binding protein — translation MLPTEARILVVDDEANILLTLQAILQEDGFHVDTVADGAEAIQAIRSRHYDLVLTDLKMPGVDGLGVLAEVQKCSPNTVTIMMTGYGSVDSALEAVQLGAYDYLLKPMEIAALKQAVRRSLERKRLSEVDRLYRVASRVSASFDRDAIAKEVEEAAQQVLRVRGAKIYPFSAGDSSGVDSSLTEILNDRIVQAILEQGMSLTDREAPLPLEKWASEQGMRSFAVVPGIGNGRLSCVLVAHNGGQEYEFHASALRYLQALAAQCALALSNATLFSRLQQNNLELEAANRKLRELDRLRTQFLSIASHELRTPLTIVMGYNSMLKESLADRANEDEKELIGESVTACQKLIRMVNSMLDLTQMDAGKMRTEFRATDLIALISAVATLFQAEAANRGIHLGMEVPSKLPKLLVDPDQIEQVVINLVGNALKFTDRGGQIHLALRYDTEAETVSIAVSDTGAGIAPEDQEVIFDEYAQLEKRAKKSSREGTGLGLAIVKRIVEAHSGAVGVESTVGKGSTFTIVLPARKLAGSASAVPA, via the coding sequence ATGCTCCCAACTGAAGCAAGAATCCTGGTAGTCGACGACGAAGCAAATATCCTGCTGACGTTGCAGGCGATTTTGCAGGAGGACGGGTTTCATGTCGACACAGTTGCGGACGGCGCGGAGGCAATTCAAGCGATACGGTCGCGGCATTACGACCTCGTGCTTACGGACCTGAAGATGCCGGGTGTGGACGGACTCGGTGTGCTGGCGGAAGTACAAAAGTGCTCACCAAACACAGTCACGATCATGATGACCGGTTACGGATCGGTCGATTCGGCATTGGAAGCGGTTCAATTGGGCGCCTATGACTACCTGTTGAAGCCGATGGAGATCGCGGCATTGAAGCAGGCGGTTCGGCGATCCCTGGAGCGGAAGCGGCTTTCGGAAGTAGACCGCTTGTACCGGGTGGCGAGCCGGGTGTCGGCGAGTTTTGATCGTGACGCCATCGCCAAGGAAGTGGAGGAGGCCGCGCAGCAAGTGTTGCGGGTGAGGGGAGCGAAGATCTATCCGTTTTCGGCGGGAGATTCGTCTGGTGTGGATTCGAGCTTGACGGAGATTCTCAATGACCGGATCGTGCAGGCCATACTGGAGCAGGGGATGAGCCTGACGGACCGGGAAGCTCCGTTGCCGCTGGAGAAGTGGGCCTCGGAGCAAGGAATGCGTAGCTTCGCAGTGGTGCCGGGGATCGGAAACGGCCGGCTCAGTTGCGTGCTGGTTGCGCACAATGGCGGCCAGGAATATGAGTTCCATGCGTCGGCGCTGCGCTATTTACAGGCGCTCGCGGCGCAATGTGCGCTGGCCTTGTCGAACGCCACGCTATTCTCGCGACTTCAGCAGAACAACCTGGAACTCGAAGCGGCGAACCGCAAGCTCCGCGAACTAGACCGATTGCGCACGCAGTTCCTTAGTATCGCGAGCCATGAATTGCGAACGCCGCTGACGATCGTCATGGGCTACAACTCCATGTTGAAGGAGTCTCTGGCGGATCGCGCCAACGAAGACGAGAAGGAGTTGATTGGCGAGTCGGTGACTGCGTGCCAGAAGCTGATTCGGATGGTGAACTCCATGCTCGACCTGACGCAGATGGACGCAGGCAAGATGCGAACCGAGTTCCGCGCAACTGACCTGATCGCGTTGATAAGCGCTGTGGCTACCCTGTTTCAGGCCGAGGCGGCGAATCGTGGCATACATCTGGGCATGGAGGTTCCGTCGAAGCTTCCGAAGCTTCTGGTTGATCCCGACCAGATCGAGCAGGTGGTCATTAATCTGGTCGGCAACGCCCTGAAGTTCACGGATAGGGGTGGGCAGATCCATCTTGCTCTGCGATACGACACAGAGGCAGAGACGGTGAGTATTGCCGTGTCGGATACGGGAGCGGGCATAGCGCCGGAGGACCAGGAGGTGATCTTCGACGAGTACGCCCAACTGGAGAAGCGAGCGAAGAAATCTTCTCGGGAGGGGACCGGGCTCGGGCTGGCGATCGTGAAGAGGATCGTGGAAGCGCATTCGGGAGCGGTAGGCGTGGAGAGCACTGTCGGGAAGGGCAGCACGTTTACCATTGTGTTACCAGCACGAAAACTGGCAGGTTCTGCTTCGGCTGTTCCCGCCTGA
- a CDS encoding DUF2231 domain-containing protein: MLQLPPVPTWDGLHPLIIHFPIGLLLIAPVFVLIGAAVCPKQARSFLIAALLLMLIGTASTFIAVETGEAAGKIATRTPEINRILERHEALAERTRVTFTVLTTVFAVLLVLPIVLKRNTRIFTTALPLLFLLFYGYGAVLLANTAHNGGRLVHEYGVQALVAPTPGEEVNVGK; encoded by the coding sequence ATGCTTCAACTTCCGCCTGTACCCACCTGGGATGGCCTTCACCCGCTGATCATCCATTTCCCCATTGGACTTCTGCTCATCGCGCCGGTTTTTGTGTTGATCGGCGCGGCTGTGTGCCCAAAGCAGGCGAGAAGCTTCCTGATCGCAGCGCTGCTGTTGATGCTGATCGGGACGGCTTCGACATTCATCGCTGTTGAAACCGGCGAGGCAGCAGGCAAGATCGCAACTCGCACGCCGGAGATCAACCGTATTCTCGAACGGCATGAAGCCTTGGCGGAGCGTACGCGTGTAACCTTCACGGTACTCACCACTGTGTTCGCGGTCTTATTGGTCCTGCCGATCGTGCTGAAGCGCAACACGAGGATCTTCACCACGGCTCTGCCGCTGCTATTCCTGTTGTTTTATGGCTATGGGGCAGTGCTGCTGGCGAACACCGCACACAACGGCGGACGCCTGGTGCACGAATATGGAGTTCAGGCACTCGTTGCCCCGACACCGGGCGAGGAAGTTAACGTCGGGAAGTAA
- a CDS encoding Glu/Leu/Phe/Val dehydrogenase, protein MSTISIPLDQETNPWIAQAARFDMAAQKLNLDEGLWRILRSPNREITVYIPVQMDDGHIEVFTGYRVQHSIARGPAKGGIRYSPDVSLDEVRALASWMTWKCAVVNIPFGGGKGGIICDPKKMSMHELERMTRRYTAELVEFIGPEKDVPAPDMNTNEQVMAWIMDTYSMHMRQTVTAVVTGKPLNMGGSKGRREATGRGVMVVCDEALKRMGMSRESTRVIVQGFGNVGSNAARLMHEAGYKIIGIAEFDGGLYNKDGIDIDALWEHRYRNGTIHGFKGAEPHDQHELLLTDCDILVPAATENVITSKNAAKIKAKIIAEGANGPTTAHADDILADNKIFVIPDILANAGGVTTSYFEWVQDRQGYFWKESVVNEQLDHIMRASFEDVVRYAETHNVNNRIAAYMLAIDRVAYTIRQRGIYA, encoded by the coding sequence ATGAGCACCATTTCTATTCCCCTGGATCAAGAAACCAATCCGTGGATAGCACAGGCGGCCCGGTTTGACATGGCCGCACAGAAACTCAACCTCGACGAAGGTCTCTGGCGCATCCTCCGCAGCCCCAACCGCGAAATTACCGTTTACATCCCCGTCCAAATGGACGACGGCCACATTGAAGTCTTCACCGGATATCGCGTCCAGCACTCCATCGCTCGTGGTCCCGCAAAGGGCGGAATCCGCTACAGCCCCGATGTCAGCCTCGACGAAGTCCGCGCCCTCGCGAGCTGGATGACATGGAAATGCGCCGTCGTGAACATCCCCTTCGGCGGCGGCAAGGGCGGCATCATCTGCGATCCCAAGAAGATGTCCATGCACGAACTCGAACGCATGACCCGCCGCTACACGGCTGAACTAGTCGAGTTCATCGGGCCCGAGAAAGACGTGCCCGCTCCCGACATGAACACCAACGAGCAGGTGATGGCCTGGATCATGGACACCTATTCCATGCACATGCGCCAGACCGTGACGGCCGTCGTTACCGGCAAACCACTCAATATGGGCGGCAGCAAGGGCCGCCGCGAAGCCACGGGTCGCGGCGTAATGGTCGTGTGTGATGAAGCCCTCAAGCGCATGGGTATGAGCCGTGAATCCACTCGCGTCATCGTGCAGGGCTTCGGCAATGTCGGTTCAAATGCAGCCCGCCTGATGCACGAAGCCGGCTACAAGATCATCGGTATCGCCGAGTTCGATGGTGGTCTCTACAACAAGGACGGCATCGACATCGATGCTCTTTGGGAGCACCGCTATCGCAACGGCACCATCCATGGGTTCAAGGGAGCCGAGCCGCACGACCAGCATGAACTCCTCCTCACGGATTGCGACATCCTGGTGCCCGCAGCGACCGAGAACGTCATCACCAGCAAGAATGCCGCCAAGATTAAGGCGAAGATCATCGCTGAAGGTGCGAACGGCCCCACCACTGCGCACGCCGACGACATCCTTGCCGACAACAAGATCTTCGTCATTCCCGACATCCTGGCCAACGCCGGCGGCGTGACCACCTCGTACTTTGAGTGGGTTCAGGATCGTCAGGGCTACTTCTGGAAGGAATCGGTTGTGAACGAACAGTTGGATCACATCATGCGCGCTTCGTTCGAAGATGTGGTTCGTTATGCCGAAACTCACAACGTAAATAACCGCATCGCCGCATACATGCTGGCGATCGACCGCGTGGCTTATACCATCCGCCAGCGCGGTATTTACGCGTAA